A genomic segment from Nicotiana tabacum cultivar K326 chromosome 9, ASM71507v2, whole genome shotgun sequence encodes:
- the LOC107804660 gene encoding pre-mRNA cleavage factor Im 25 kDa subunit 2: MVTSAIVNTYPLSSYTFGTKEPKMEKDTSVADRLARMKLNYMKEGMRTSVEGILLVQEHNHPHILLLQIGNTFCKLPGGRLKPGENEIEGLKRKLSSKLAANSPGLQPDWQIGECVATWWRPNFETIMYPYCPPHISKPKECKKLFIVHLSEREYFAVPKNLKLLAVPLFELYDNVQRYGPVISTIPQQLSRFQFNMIQP, encoded by the exons ATGGTGACGTCAGCTATAGTGAACACATACCCACTCTCTAGCTATACCTTTGGCACTAAAGAGCCTAAAATGGAGAAGGACACTTCCGTTGCTGATCGCCTTGCTCGCATGAAACTCAA CTACATGAAGGAAGGTATGAGGACAAGTGTTGAAGGAATTCTCTTG GTACAAGAGCATAATCATCCTCATATCCTTCTTCTGCAAATTGGGAACACATTTTGCAAacttccaggtggacgcctaaagCCTGGAGAAAATG AAATCGAGGGTTTGAAAAGGAAACTCTCTAGCAAACTTGCAGCTAATTCTCCTGGCCTTCAGCCAGATTGGCAG ATAGGTGAATGCGTGGCCACCTGGTGGAGGCCGAACTTTGAAACCATAATGTATCCATACTGCCCTCCACACATATCAAAGCCAAAG GAGTGTAAGAAGCTCTTCATTGTTCACCTCTCCGAAAGAGAGTACTTCGCGGTCCCCAAAAATCTAAAACTCCTTGCTGTGCCATTGTTTGAACTTTACGACAATGTTCAG AGATATGGACCCGTGATATCCACAATCCCTCAACAGCTTTCCAGATTCCAGTTCAACATGATCCAGCCATAG